From Cardiocondyla obscurior isolate alpha-2009 linkage group LG27, Cobs3.1, whole genome shotgun sequence:
TTATCATTTACAGGCGTGTTATTAACGCAACGCAATTTCAGAGTTCAGGCTTTAATACCGATAATTACGTAACTTTAAGATAAACAccgacagaaagagagagaaggaataATCAAAACTAatgaagtaataaaatatatacgtaattGATAAGCTCGGCTAATTGGCGAACAGCTTGGAAAGTTAATCGGCTTAATTTGTAAACTTAATTAAggagaatttattaatttttaagagtcAAAATTTTGCACGGTTGCCCCGCTCGATGTACTTTTTCGTAGGAAAAATGACTATCGGGATTCTTCGACGTGTACAGTCTCGCAACGCTCCGTCGCTGTGCGGCCACGTAGAACGTGgcttcgtttctctctctctctctctctacggCGCGTGCACGCGGGTAAAGGGAAAAGCGGGGAGCGGCGACTAACGGCGGAGGGGAAAAGGTAACTGGGGGAGGGCTACGTAACGTAACGCGCACCGGACACTACCGGAACCGGGACGCATCGCTGGTGTcgtgtcgcgcgcgattattGTCGCGCGCGAGTCGAGTCTCCGTCACCtcgtcgttgtcgtcatcTATCGACGAGCGGCGCCTAGTCAGCGACATTAATCCAGAGAGCCGATCCCGTTCCCCGCCTCTCTCAACGGGCTCTCTCCGTCGCAGTTCCGAGTCGTACGCGTCGGCAGGCACGCGCCACACGCATCGCGtcactcgcgcgcgcacgcacatCGCGAGTAAGAATTTCAGAGCGCGCACGTTTCGGTTCCGTTCTCCCGACGTGCGTTCGTAACCTCTCCTTCGTTTCGGTGACGCTCCGCGACCCCGCGGAGTGGACGGAATATTTCTCGGTGGATTGATTTTTGATCAAAGATGGCTGAGAAGAGCGGCacgccggccgccgcggcCCAGGagcaacagcaacagcagTCGCAGTTCCTGTCGAGCTTCATCGCCGAGATCGTGAGAAGCCCCGTGAACCTCGCCCTCGTGGGCGTGATCGCCATCCTGGTTTACAAGATCGTCAAGAGCCGCACGCGGACCGAGGAGCCCGTGCAGGAAGTAAAGAAGCTCCCGAAGCTACGCCGGGACTTCGCGATCGAGGACTTGACCAAGTACGACGGCAAAGGCCCGGACGGCCGGATCCTCGTCGCCGTCAACGGTAGCGTCTATGACGTCACCAGAGGCGCCAAGTTCTACGGTCCCGGTAAGTCGCCGGGGACCCCTCCCTCCGTCTCCCCCCCCCCGCGTTGAACGTTGGAGATGAATTTTTTCTTCCACGGCCGATCTCTATCGCGATcgaacatatatgtatatttttcccAGACTCCGCGACTTTTGAGCTCGTGACTTAGCTCCTCGTCTCTTCGTCCCTCCCACCATTTGTTAGATTCTGCTCCTCTTTTAACGCCGAGTCGCACTTTATTAGTTGCTTTTTATTAGCTTGCGGCCCCGAACTCCCCTAAAGGAGCGGCGCCCGCGATGATATCATgcgccgcgcgcgcaaaaataaaatcacaaaAGTCGCCGCAACCAATTGTGCTTGTTTAATTGCGCCGCGATACTAGGCCGACGATAGCGGTTTATCGAGCCCACTAAACGTATAACGCACGAGCCGAAAGGTTTTGCATCTGAATGTGTAGAACGGCCTGAACGTGCGATCGGTAAATCTCGAGAATTCCGCAATTGTTCTCAATACCGATAAGCCACGTCGAGCggaatgataaaaaaaagttatgtaCAATGCTTGCAGTCATGAGATAAGACTTGGATTTGGACTTggcatatgtaaattaatattcctatcatttttttttctctatgtTGCTTTTTAATGATAAGGTAAAAAAGCTAATCAGTAGAAAAGGACGGAATGTTACACAAGATACGTTTAAGTATCTCTTGAAAGTCTCGCAATTGACATACCTGTTGCATAGGTGGACCTTACGAAGCGTTTGGTGGTCGGGATGCCAGTAGAGCACTCGCAAAGTTCGCAGTGGACGCTGCGACAGATAAATACGACGATTTGAGTGACTTGAACACCACGGAAATGAACTCCATTAAAGAGTGGGAAGAACAATTTAAAGGTGAGTAAATTGTGCATTTTGAAAATTGATCTTATCGAGACATTAATGTTAGCGGATCACGTTCATTCAGAAATTACTCATGTATTCTGATAAAAAgacataattatacataaatatatatataagactTGTGAGTTTTTAGGTACAGACATAATATTCTTACTGACGTATTACTCTGCTTGTGTGAGATAGTCAGTCCTACTTCAAGTTGACATAAAAGCTTCGAGTCTCGTGAATAATCCATAAGTGCACAGTTCAaggcttcttcttttttattgtagaCGACCACCTTAGCTTACAAACGTTGTggaaatttttggaaataattgaaacgcaTAGTCAAACTGtcctgaaaaaataataaaaagaacaaaattaatatactacatttttttttcttattctagAGAGATACG
This genomic window contains:
- the Msbp gene encoding membrane-associated progesterone receptor component 1; the encoded protein is MAEKSGTPAAAAQEQQQQQSQFLSSFIAEIVRSPVNLALVGVIAILVYKIVKSRTRTEEPVQEVKKLPKLRRDFAIEDLTKYDGKGPDGRILVAVNGSVYDVTRGAKFYGPGGPYEAFGGRDASRALAKFAVDAATDKYDDLSDLNTTEMNSIKEWEEQFKERYDYVGKLLKPGEAPTNYSDEEDEGSQQETETKSESNDAEKKTDHSDTTEKSKSD